ACGACGTCTCGTTCTGTTTGCGCGAGGGGCATGTTTGCTCGACGTGGACGCCCTGCTGTTCCACACCGAGAGGTCGGCTTTGGACAAGCGCATGGCTGTCGCTCTGATAACGAACACGCCGCCACCGCCCCGCGAGCCCAACACCGTAGTGGTCGCTGTGGGGCCCGAGGCGGCGGAGACGCCCAGCGCCGCCCTGATCGTGGACGGCGGCGAGAAAGGCCTGCAGAGAGTTCGGGGCGGGTCCGCTGCCGTCGCCCTCGAGCCCAACTGGTTCCAGGCAGGCGTTCGGGCGGCGCGCATGATCCGCGAGGCCGTGGGAACGGGTTGGCTTGGGCCGAAGCGCGGCCCGGTAAGTGTAGACCGGGTGACAAAGGCCAATTTGGACTCCTACCTGGCCAAGCGCAAGGTTCTGCCGCCCCCCGACCCGCCCAGGGTCTCGCCCGATCTCGAGTCCGGCACTTGACCTACAGCCGGCCAACGGGTATCATGCGCGAGTTCCGCAGACAGCAGGGGCTCCCCGCTTAATCATCCTGCCGAGGGACGAAGGCGCGCATGCGCTACCATACGGCGGTTTTTCGGGAGCCCTGCCACGTGCGGGGCTCCCGGCGTTTGTGCCGGGCATGGAGGTTGTCCGATATGCCTACGGAAGCGAAAGCGCAGGTAATCGCAAACACGGCCAAGCTGTGCGAGCAGTCCGGTGCGCTGATCTTCACGGACTATAGAGGGCTCACGGTCAAGTCGCTGGCGGGTGTCCGTCGTCAACTCAAGACCGTCGGAGCCGAGTATCACGTGGTCAAGAACACTCTGTTCCGGCGCGCGTTCGGTGACAAGTCGAACGAGCTACCGGAAGAGTTCCTGTCCGGCCCGACGGCCATCGCGTTTGTCGAGAAGGACGAGGCGGCGTGCGCCAAGATGATCGCCGGCTTCATGAAGGAGCATCCCGAGCTGAAGTTCAAGGGCGGCTACCTAAGCGGCCGCATCCTGTCCGAAGCGGACGTGGTGACGCTCTCGAAGCTCCCCTCGAAGGGCGAGTTGGTCGCGCAAGTGCTCAGCCTGGTGGACGCGCCGCTCCGCGGTGTGGTCAACGTGCTGAACGAGACCGTGGCTCAGGTCGTGCGCTGCATCGGCGCAATCGAAGAGAAGAAACGAGGAGAGGACGCAGCCTAAGCGCCTCGGATTGGGAGAGAAAAGAATGGCAACAGCAGTTGAGCAAGTCGTCGAGATGATTAGCGGGATGACCGCATTGGAACTCTCGGAACTGAAGACCGCTCTGGAGGACAAGTTCGGGGTGACCGCAGCGGCTCCCATGGTCGGCATGCCGATGATGGGCGCGATGCCGGGCGCCGCGGCAGGTGCTGCTGAACCCGAAGAGGAGAAGAGCAGCTTCGACGTGATCCTCACCGAGGTGGGCGCGCAGAAGCTTCAGGTGATCAAAGTGGTCCGCGAGTTCACGAGCCTCGGCCTGAAGGAGGCCAAGGACCTGGTGGACAGCGCTCCGAAGCCCATCAAGGAAGGTGTTCAGAAGGAAGAGGCGGACAAGATCAAGGCCGCACTGGAGGAAGTGGGAGCGAAGGCCGAGCTGAAGTAGTCCTTCGGCCCTTGCACTCGCGGACGATAGCCAAACGTCATGCTGAGCCCGTCGAAGCATGACCTTCGGCCCTTGTGCTTGCGGACGATAGCCAAACGTCATGCTGAGCCCGTCGAAGCATGACCTTCGGCCCTTGCACTCGCGGACGATAGCCAAACGTCATGCTGAGCCCGTCGAAGCATGTCCTTCGGCCCTTGTGCTCGCGGACGATAGCCAAACGTCATGCTGAGCCCGTCGAAGCATGACCTTCGGCCCTTGCGCTCGCGGACGATAGCCAAACGATGACTACGGAGTTCCGAACGGCAGAACCTCGACGTTCGGCCGTTCGGTTGGCCCCAATCCCCTGCGGTAGCATCTGGCAGAAGGCATGATGATGTCGTCGCATCGAAGCCTCCGCCGCCTGCGGCGGAGGCTTCGCGTCTATTCCTTTTGGTTCGAGGCGTCCGTGCCGATGCCGGCTTTCTTCAGAGCCCGAAGCATCGTGAACTCCTCCCACCCCTCGATTCGCTCCACCATCTTGCCCGAGGAGTCGAAGATCAGGTTGGTTGGATAGGCGATGACGTTGTACTTCTGCAGCAGGTCGTTCGGCCCGTCACCGTTCAGCACCACGGTGAATGGTAGATTATGCTGCGACACGAACTTGGAGACCGCATCGGGAGTATCCATCGCGTTGACAGCTATTACGTTGAACCCGGCGTCACGGTGCTTCTCATAAAGCTTGGCTAAGTGCGGCAACTCCGC
This sequence is a window from Fimbriimonadia bacterium. Protein-coding genes within it:
- a CDS encoding 50S ribosomal protein L10, with product MPTEAKAQVIANTAKLCEQSGALIFTDYRGLTVKSLAGVRRQLKTVGAEYHVVKNTLFRRAFGDKSNELPEEFLSGPTAIAFVEKDEAACAKMIAGFMKEHPELKFKGGYLSGRILSEADVVTLSKLPSKGELVAQVLSLVDAPLRGVVNVLNETVAQVVRCIGAIEEKKRGEDAA
- the rplL gene encoding 50S ribosomal protein L7/L12, which translates into the protein MATAVEQVVEMISGMTALELSELKTALEDKFGVTAAAPMVGMPMMGAMPGAAAGAAEPEEEKSSFDVILTEVGAQKLQVIKVVREFTSLGLKEAKDLVDSAPKPIKEGVQKEEADKIKAALEEVGAKAELK
- a CDS encoding TlpA family protein disulfide reductase — translated: MRCRWLLLPLLLATVTGCGPGGSGSAGPSDEIVLETPDGSEVRLMETIKRPGATATLVNFWSIGCVGCRAELPHLAKLYEKHRDAGFNVIAVNAMDTPDAVSKFVSQHNLPFTVVLNGDGPNDLLQKYNVIAYPTNLIFDSSGKMVERIEGWEEFTMLRALKKAGIGTDASNQKE